The DNA region GTGGATGTATTCGCCCGGGAAGAGCTCCGCCACCTCGCCGAGGACGGCTTCCAGGAAGTCGAACGTGCTCTCCTTGCCCACGCACAGGACCTGGTCGGAGACGCCCCATTTCGTCCAGGCGGCGTAGGGTCCGCCCGTGCAGCCGAGCTCCGGGTAGGCGGCCATCGCCGCCAGCATGTGGCCGGGGAGGTCGATCTCCGGCACGACCGTGATGCCGCGCCTGGCGGCATAAGCCACCACCTCGCGGATCTGGTCCTGGGTATAGAAACCGCCGTAGCGGATGTGGTCGTTGGAGGAGAAGTCGTGGCCGACCATCGTGCCCTCCCGCCAGCAGGCGATCTGGCTCAGCAGGGGGTAGGACATGATCTCGATGCGCCAGCCCTGGTCGTCCGTCAGGTGCCAGTGGAAGCGGTTGAGCTTGAACATCGCCATCACGTCGAGGTAGCGCTTGATCTCGTCCACCTGCCAGAAGTGCCGGGAGCAGTCCAGGTGCATGCCGCGCCAGGCGAAGCGGGGCTCGTCGCGGACCGTGCAGCAGGGCAGGTACCAGTGCTCCTTCTCGGCGATCTCCTTGCCGTAGATCGCGGCGGGGAGCATCTGCTGCAGGGTCTGCAGGGCGTACAGCACGCCCGGGAGCCCGCTGGCGCGGACGACGGCCTTGCCGGCCTGCACGTCGATGCCGTAGGCCTCCGGCCCGAAGGAGGCGTCCTTCAGGAACAGCAATCCCTTCACCTTGCCGGATGCGACGGCCTCGTGCAGGCCGGGCGGCGTGGAGAAGGGACAGAATTTGCCGGAGACGAAGCCCAGGCGCGAAGCGAAGCTGCCGACGGCGTCGCGGGCGTCCTGCCCGAAGGCCGGATCACACTTGACGGCAATGCCGGAAACGCGCAGGCTGCCCTTGTGCAGCTCGGCCTGTGCGGGCTGGGGGACGATGTCCTCCAGCACGCCCGCCCGCGCGCACAAGGAGAGGAGGCAGAAGATGCCAACGAAGAGAGTTCTTTTCATTGGCTTAAAGATAATCAATAAATCAACATCCCGCGCTTCCCGCCCCCAAATCCGCTTGCTCCTCCATCCCCTGCTGATTCTCAATCACTTGCAATTTGACCCTCGGACAAAATGCCGAGGGTCGTCCCGTAAGTGTTTGATAATCAATAATAGTGTTGAGACCCTGTCAACAATATCCCTTTTGATGTCGATTTTTATTCAACTGTCAAAGTTAAACGATTAAAACGCTGATCAATCGTTTTGTCTTTCCTACCTTAGCTGCATGAGTGCTGTTCGAAAACATAGTGTAGCCGGGTATGATCACGTCTACCAGATTACGGTGGACAGGGGAGTGTGCTTTTATACGACTGCCGACTGCATCGTCTGGTTTACTTTATTATGTATGCTGGCCCGGCGATACCACATCCGGATCCTTTCCGTATGTATCATGCTTAACCACTTCCATATCCAGCTGAAGGCCCCGTCGGCTGCAGTCCTGTCTGCTTTCATGCGCGATTTGACATCGTCGTTTACCAGGATGTACAACAGACAGTACGGCCTAAGCGGCCCTCTGGTCAGTGGACAATTCAAGAATGCCGCCAAGCAGAAAGGTCAGAAAGTCCGCGAAAACTACATCTACATCTGCAACAATCCTGTCGTCAAGCATGCCGTGCCGCGGGCGGAGCGGTACAGATGGAACTTCCTTGCATATATGCATTCCTCTCACCCCTTTTCGGAAGAAATCTTGCCCGGGACGGAGTCTGAAACGATGCGGCAGGTGCTGTCGAATGTCCGGACGAGAAAGAACCGCGGCCGCCCGGTCGATTATCTGTTTTTCGGGGGCTCCTATACGCGTTTGGATGAGCGGGAGAAGAGGCAGGTGATCGATTATATAGTATCGGAATATAATGTCCTGGACTATGAGACGGCAAAGC from Bacteroidales bacterium WCE2004 includes:
- a CDS encoding N-acetyl-beta-hexosaminidase, with protein sequence MKRTLFVGIFCLLSLCARAGVLEDIVPQPAQAELHKGSLRVSGIAVKCDPAFGQDARDAVGSFASRLGFVSGKFCPFSTPPGLHEAVASGKVKGLLFLKDASFGPEAYGIDVQAGKAVVRASGLPGVLYALQTLQQMLPAAIYGKEIAEKEHWYLPCCTVRDEPRFAWRGMHLDCSRHFWQVDEIKRYLDVMAMFKLNRFHWHLTDDQGWRIEIMSYPLLSQIACWREGTMVGHDFSSNDHIRYGGFYTQDQIREVVAYAARRGITVVPEIDLPGHMLAAMAAYPELGCTGGPYAAWTKWGVSDQVLCVGKESTFDFLEAVLGEVAELFPGEYIHIGGDECPKTAWKECPHCQARIRELGLQDDGRFTAEQYLQNYVTKRVQDFLATRGKKIIGWDEILEGELAPGATVMSWRGTDGAKQASAKGFDAILSPVSHCYFDYRQSEDPAGEPEGFDGVVTLEKVYSLDPLDGIAPEQAHHILGVQANLWTEYISTPEHLEYMLLPRLLALSEVQWCQAGQRDLTRFLRVLREHEFTVLYLSGYNYRSILNTNL
- a CDS encoding Transposase IS200 like, with amino-acid sequence MSAVRKHSVAGYDHVYQITVDRGVCFYTTADCIVWFTLLCMLARRYHIRILSVCIMLNHFHIQLKAPSAAVLSAFMRDLTSSFTRMYNRQYGLSGPLVSGQFKNAAKQKGQKVRENYIYICNNPVVKHAVPRAERYRWNFLAYMHSSHPFSEEILPGTESETMRQVLSNVRTRKNRGRPVDYLFFGGSYTRLDEREKRQVIDYIVSEYNVLDYETAKREWGDYEKICQVLSTVSGSEYDIAEEKTPEDYRHYYRMIRLAAREGYDLSAMRMTGIGLDELNRLAGVFREEAGATRTEIAKFLHAPFLR